One part of the Pandoraea faecigallinarum genome encodes these proteins:
- a CDS encoding LysE family translocator, which produces MTTEQLLAFCAFAVITLVTPGPNNMMILASGLNYGFVRTLPHLAGIAFGFALMVFLTGAGLHTVFVRFPVIHTLLKYVGAAYLLRLAWHLARSGPMDGERRGRERPMGFVGAAAFQWVNPKAWVMAVGAISTYLPNASHLPDVAVLAIVYGALGAPCIGLWAGFGVAMRRVLTDARSVRIFNGVAAVLLVASLYPILVE; this is translated from the coding sequence ATGACGACCGAACAATTACTGGCCTTCTGCGCTTTCGCTGTCATCACCCTGGTGACGCCGGGGCCGAACAACATGATGATTCTGGCCTCCGGGCTGAACTACGGATTCGTGCGCACGTTGCCGCATCTGGCCGGCATTGCCTTCGGCTTCGCGTTGATGGTGTTCCTCACGGGCGCCGGTCTGCATACGGTGTTCGTGCGCTTTCCGGTGATCCATACCTTGCTGAAGTACGTAGGGGCGGCCTATCTGCTGCGGCTGGCGTGGCATCTGGCACGCTCGGGACCGATGGACGGCGAGCGCCGTGGCCGCGAGCGCCCGATGGGATTCGTCGGCGCGGCGGCATTCCAGTGGGTCAATCCGAAGGCATGGGTGATGGCCGTTGGGGCGATCAGCACGTACCTGCCGAACGCGTCGCATTTGCCGGACGTCGCCGTGCTCGCGATTGTCTACGGTGCGCTTGGTGCGCCATGCATCGGTTTGTGGGCCGGGTTCGGCGTGGCGATGCGGCGTGTGCTGACCGACGCGCGTTCGGTGCGCATTTTCAACGGCGTGGCCGCGGTATTGCTCGTCGCATCGCTGTACCCGATCCTGGTGGAGTGA
- a CDS encoding linear amide C-N hydrolase, whose product MPSTRSQALTSLLLRARRTWRPSFRFLPALSCLVAAATLAVSPLTSLACTRVVYLGANGDVITARSMDWQLDVATNLYVLPRGIARTGEAGPNSIRWTAKYGSVVATGYDVSTTDGVNEKGLSAQLLWLVESQYPKFDKDAKPGLTIAAWAQYVLDNFSTVAEAVAALEKEPFTVVTDNVPGEDRLTTLHLSMSDKSGDSAIVEYIGGRQVIHHGRQYQVMTNSPTFDEQLALNAYWKQIGGTTFLPGTNRASDRFARASFYINAIPKSEDPVQALASVFSVIRNASVPYGITTPDQPNISSTRWRTVVDHKRMLYFFESALTPNTFWVDLNKVDFSAGAPVRRLALGKDQRNTFSGEVSGEFKVAPPFPFLGLKTKTAG is encoded by the coding sequence ATGCCTTCGACTCGTTCCCAAGCGCTTACGTCATTGCTTTTGCGTGCCCGGCGTACCTGGCGTCCTTCGTTCCGTTTCCTTCCCGCGCTCTCCTGCCTCGTTGCGGCCGCTACGCTCGCCGTGTCGCCGCTGACTTCGCTCGCCTGCACCCGCGTTGTCTACCTTGGCGCGAACGGCGACGTCATCACCGCGCGCTCGATGGACTGGCAGCTCGACGTGGCGACCAACCTCTACGTGTTGCCGCGAGGCATCGCGCGCACCGGCGAAGCGGGGCCGAACTCCATTCGCTGGACGGCGAAGTACGGCAGCGTGGTCGCCACCGGCTACGACGTGTCGACGACGGATGGCGTCAACGAGAAGGGGTTGTCCGCACAACTGCTTTGGCTCGTGGAATCGCAATATCCGAAGTTCGACAAGGACGCGAAGCCCGGCCTGACGATTGCCGCCTGGGCGCAATATGTGCTCGATAACTTTTCGACGGTGGCCGAGGCCGTCGCGGCGCTGGAAAAGGAGCCGTTCACGGTCGTGACGGATAACGTTCCGGGGGAGGACCGGCTCACGACGTTGCATCTGTCGATGTCGGACAAGTCGGGCGACAGCGCCATCGTCGAGTACATCGGGGGGCGGCAGGTGATTCACCACGGCAGGCAATATCAGGTGATGACCAACTCGCCGACATTCGATGAGCAACTCGCTCTGAATGCGTACTGGAAACAGATCGGAGGCACGACGTTCCTGCCGGGCACCAACCGGGCGTCGGACCGGTTCGCGCGCGCTTCGTTTTACATCAACGCGATCCCGAAGAGCGAGGACCCGGTGCAGGCGCTCGCGAGCGTGTTCAGCGTGATTCGCAATGCGTCGGTGCCGTATGGAATCACGACACCCGATCAGCCGAACATTTCGTCGACGCGCTGGCGTACCGTGGTCGACCACAAGCGAATGCTCTACTTTTTCGAGTCGGCGCTCACGCCCAACACCTTTTGGGTAGACCTGAACAAGGTCGATTTTTCGGCGGGTGCACCGGTCAGGCGGCTGGCGCTCGGCAAGGATCAGCGCAACACGTTCAGCGGCGAAGTGTCCGGCGAATTCAAGGTGGCACCGCCGTTTCCGTTTCTTGGACTGAAGACAAAAACGGCGGGTTGA
- a CDS encoding LysR substrate-binding domain-containing protein, whose protein sequence is MPPRLPPLSALRLFEAAGRHQSFKRAAAELHLTPSAVSHGIVGLEQTLGVALFTRSPQGLTLTPEGMDYLAYVTEAFSLLLTGTRRLPTPDASRAIAITCAPTLASRWLLPRLDMFVRRMPGIDITVDTSRRQVGFPTDGFDFAIRLSRAPMASDAWHRLFGERFVPVCSPAYHAMHADEDGHLDLRAATRIHVSSASEDWQMWAEGAGIDDFDTRGGLSFDSIQMAFEAAMAGLGVVIGRRPLADDYLATGALVPAHDVTTQSQGAYWLISAPDIEPHPECVAFRDWVIEQAGTHQGE, encoded by the coding sequence ATGCCGCCCCGTCTGCCACCGCTGTCCGCCCTGCGCCTGTTCGAGGCTGCGGGACGTCACCAGAGCTTCAAACGTGCTGCCGCCGAGCTGCATCTCACGCCGAGCGCGGTGAGTCACGGCATCGTCGGATTGGAGCAGACGCTGGGCGTGGCGCTCTTCACACGCTCGCCGCAGGGCCTCACGCTCACGCCGGAAGGCATGGACTATCTGGCGTACGTTACCGAAGCGTTCTCGCTGCTGCTCACCGGCACGCGGCGCTTGCCCACTCCGGACGCCTCGCGAGCCATCGCCATTACCTGTGCGCCGACGCTCGCCTCGCGCTGGCTCCTGCCGCGTCTGGACATGTTCGTGCGACGCATGCCGGGCATCGACATCACGGTCGACACGTCGCGCCGTCAGGTCGGCTTCCCGACCGATGGCTTCGACTTCGCCATCCGCCTGTCGCGCGCCCCCATGGCAAGCGACGCCTGGCACCGCCTCTTCGGCGAGCGTTTCGTCCCCGTATGCAGCCCGGCTTATCACGCGATGCATGCGGATGAGGACGGTCATCTCGATCTGCGCGCGGCGACCCGCATCCACGTCAGCAGCGCCAGCGAGGACTGGCAGATGTGGGCCGAGGGCGCAGGCATCGACGACTTCGACACCCGCGGCGGACTGAGCTTCGACAGCATTCAGATGGCATTCGAGGCCGCCATGGCGGGCCTCGGCGTCGTTATCGGCCGCCGGCCGCTCGCGGACGACTATCTCGCCACAGGCGCTCTCGTGCCGGCGCACGACGTCACGACCCAATCGCAAGGGGCCTATTGGCTCATCAGCGCACCGGACATCGAGCCGCACCCCGAATGCGTGGCATTCCGCGACTGGGTCATCGAGCAGGCCGGCACGCATCAGGGTGAATAA
- a CDS encoding MFS transporter, translating into MSRNPISASPSLQGRVTLIILAGALVLSAAMGTRQTFGLFINPFSYDRGVPVTLVAFAIALHNLVWGFAQPFAGAMADRYGPAPVVAAGAFAFAGGLAMAALAPSGMWLVIGLGVLVGLGISCTTFGVVLPAVSRAVTPEKRTMAMGLVSAGGSLGQVALVPVAQGLRETYGVSTSLFVLALVLCCAAPLGLFMTMHRRRTGGTGLASTSSVPRKPEDGDHVRLRDILRQASAHRGYQLLTLGFFTCGFQLAFIATHLPGYLLMCHMPVGLGATALALIGLFNMIGSWACGWLGGRYRQHHVLGWLYLLRGAAIALFFLLPKSNAGVVIFAAVMGLTWLGTVPLTSALVAKVFGTRHLGTLFGVCFMSHQVGSFLGAWLGGFVLDVTGSYNLIWAATAILGAVAAALHFPIDDECAVPPMHRPVAASA; encoded by the coding sequence ATGTCACGAAACCCGATTTCCGCATCGCCCTCGCTTCAGGGCCGTGTCACGCTCATCATTCTGGCCGGCGCGCTCGTGCTCAGCGCGGCAATGGGCACCCGCCAGACGTTCGGTCTGTTCATCAATCCGTTCTCCTACGACCGTGGCGTTCCCGTCACGCTCGTGGCGTTCGCCATCGCGCTGCATAACCTCGTGTGGGGTTTCGCGCAGCCGTTTGCGGGCGCGATGGCCGACCGTTACGGTCCGGCCCCGGTCGTCGCGGCCGGCGCGTTCGCCTTCGCGGGCGGGCTGGCGATGGCGGCCCTCGCACCGTCCGGCATGTGGCTCGTGATCGGTCTGGGCGTTCTCGTCGGGCTGGGCATCAGTTGCACGACGTTCGGCGTCGTTCTGCCTGCCGTGAGTCGCGCCGTCACCCCGGAGAAGCGCACAATGGCGATGGGTCTGGTAAGCGCGGGCGGCTCGCTCGGACAGGTGGCGCTCGTACCCGTCGCGCAGGGGCTGCGCGAAACATACGGCGTCTCGACCTCTCTCTTCGTTCTCGCGCTGGTGCTTTGCTGCGCCGCGCCGCTTGGCCTGTTCATGACGATGCACCGCCGCCGCACGGGCGGGACCGGACTCGCATCGACGTCGTCCGTGCCGCGCAAGCCCGAGGATGGCGACCACGTTCGCCTTCGCGACATCCTGCGGCAGGCCAGCGCCCATCGCGGCTACCAATTGCTCACGCTCGGCTTCTTCACGTGCGGCTTCCAGCTCGCCTTCATCGCCACACACCTGCCCGGTTACCTGCTGATGTGTCACATGCCCGTCGGGCTGGGCGCCACGGCGCTCGCACTGATCGGACTGTTCAACATGATCGGCAGTTGGGCCTGCGGCTGGCTCGGCGGACGCTACCGCCAGCATCACGTCCTCGGTTGGCTCTATCTGCTGCGCGGTGCGGCCATTGCCCTGTTCTTCCTGCTGCCGAAGTCGAACGCAGGCGTTGTGATCTTCGCGGCGGTCATGGGGCTGACGTGGCTCGGGACGGTGCCGCTCACAAGTGCTCTGGTGGCGAAGGTTTTCGGCACACGGCATCTCGGCACGCTATTCGGTGTGTGCTTCATGAGCCATCAGGTCGGTTCGTTTCTCGGCGCCTGGCTGGGCGGGTTCGTGCTCGACGTCACCGGGTCGTACAACCTGATCTGGGCTGCCACGGCGATTCTCGGCGCGGTCGCTGCCGCCCTGCATTTCCCTATCGACGACGAATGTGCCGTGCCGCCGAT